One genomic segment of Oncorhynchus kisutch isolate 150728-3 linkage group LG15, Okis_V2, whole genome shotgun sequence includes these proteins:
- the LOC109905711 gene encoding dynein light chain 2, cytoplasmic isoform X1, with the protein MDGGDSGCLIEAKFLVQGMTDRKAVIKNADMSEDMQQDAVDCATQAMEKYNIEKDIAAYIKKEFDKKYNPTWHCIVGRNFGSYVTHETKHFIYFYLGQVAILLFKSG; encoded by the exons ATGGATGGTGGTGATTCAGGTTGTCTAATTGAAGCGAAGTTTCTCGTACAAG GCATGACTGACAGGAAGGCAGTAATCAAGAATGCTGACATGTCTGAGGACATGCAGCAGGATGCAGTGGACTGTGCTACCCAGGCCATGGAGAAGTACAATATAGAAAAGGACATTGCAGCCTACATAAAGAAG GAATTTGACAAGAAGTATAACCCTACATGGCATTGCATTGTTGGAAGGAACTTCGGCAGCTACGTCACTCATGAGACAAAGCATTTCATCTACTTCTACTTAGGGCAGGTGGCCATCCTCCTCTTCAAGTCTGGCTGA
- the LOC109905710 gene encoding serine/arginine-rich splicing factor 1B isoform X1: MSGGVVRGPAGNNDCRIYVGNLPPDIRTKDVEDVFYKYGAIRDIDLKNRRGGPPFAFIEFEDPRDADDAVYGRDGYDYDGYRLRVEFPRSGRGGGRGGFGGGGGGGGVGGAPRGRYGPPSRRSEYRVIVSGLPQSGSWQDLKDHMREAGDVCYADVFRDGTGVVEFVRKEDMTYAVRKLDNTKFRSHEFFLCVYQGETAYVRVKVDGPRSPSYGRSRSRSRSRSRSHSAASRSRSNSRGGGTRGGRGSPRYSPRHSRSRSRS; encoded by the exons atgTCGGGAGGCGTCGTGAGAGGCCCTGCAGGAAATAACGATTGTCGTATTTACGTCGGAAATCTACCCCCTGATATTCGCACCAAAGATGTCGAGGACGTGTTTTACAAATACGGAGCGATTCGCGACATCGACTTGAAAAATCGGAGAGGAGGACCTCCCTTTGCCTTTATCGAATTTGAAGATCCCAG GGATGCCGACGATGCAGTGTACGGACGAGACGGCTATGACTACGACGGTTATCGGCTGCGAGTTGAATTCCCTCGGAGCGGCAGGGGTGGGGGGAGAGGCGgctttggtggtggtggtggtggggggggggttggtggCGCCCCTAGAGGCAGATACGGGCCGCCATCCAGACGCTCCGAGTACAGGGTCATTGTCTCAG GGCTTCCTCAGAGTGGCAGCTGGCAGGACCTCAAGGATCACATGCGTGAGGCTGGGGATGTATGTTATGCTGATGTTTTCAGAGATGGAACTGGGGTTGTGGAGTTTGTGCGCAAAGAAGACATGACCTACGCCGTTCGAAAACTGGATAACACCAAATTCCGATCACACGAG TTCTTTTTGTGTGTCTACCAGGGAGAGACCGCTTACGTTCGCGTGAAAGTAGATGGTCCCCGCAGCCCGAGCTATGGAAGATCACGTTCCAGGAGCCGCAGTCGAAGCAGGAGCCACAGCGCAGCCAGTCGCAGCCGCAGCAACTCTCGCGGTGGTGGTACCCGTGGTGGCAGAGGATCTCCTCGCTACTCTCCACGCCATAGCCGCTCTCGCTCCCGTTCCTAA
- the LOC109905710 gene encoding serine/arginine-rich splicing factor 1B isoform X2 has product MSGGVVRGPAGNNDCRIYVGNLPPDIRTKDVEDVFYKYGAIRDIDLKNRRGGPPFAFIEFEDPRDADDAVYGRDGYDYDGYRLRVEFPRSGRGGGRGGFGGGGGGGGVGGAPRGRYGPPSRRSEYRVIVSGLPQSGSWQDLKDHMREAGDVCYADVFRDGTGVVEFVRKEDMTYAVRKLDNTKFRSHEGETAYVRVKVDGPRSPSYGRSRSRSRSRSRSHSAASRSRSNSRGGGTRGGRGSPRYSPRHSRSRSRS; this is encoded by the exons atgTCGGGAGGCGTCGTGAGAGGCCCTGCAGGAAATAACGATTGTCGTATTTACGTCGGAAATCTACCCCCTGATATTCGCACCAAAGATGTCGAGGACGTGTTTTACAAATACGGAGCGATTCGCGACATCGACTTGAAAAATCGGAGAGGAGGACCTCCCTTTGCCTTTATCGAATTTGAAGATCCCAG GGATGCCGACGATGCAGTGTACGGACGAGACGGCTATGACTACGACGGTTATCGGCTGCGAGTTGAATTCCCTCGGAGCGGCAGGGGTGGGGGGAGAGGCGgctttggtggtggtggtggtggggggggggttggtggCGCCCCTAGAGGCAGATACGGGCCGCCATCCAGACGCTCCGAGTACAGGGTCATTGTCTCAG GGCTTCCTCAGAGTGGCAGCTGGCAGGACCTCAAGGATCACATGCGTGAGGCTGGGGATGTATGTTATGCTGATGTTTTCAGAGATGGAACTGGGGTTGTGGAGTTTGTGCGCAAAGAAGACATGACCTACGCCGTTCGAAAACTGGATAACACCAAATTCCGATCACACGAG GGAGAGACCGCTTACGTTCGCGTGAAAGTAGATGGTCCCCGCAGCCCGAGCTATGGAAGATCACGTTCCAGGAGCCGCAGTCGAAGCAGGAGCCACAGCGCAGCCAGTCGCAGCCGCAGCAACTCTCGCGGTGGTGGTACCCGTGGTGGCAGAGGATCTCCTCGCTACTCTCCACGCCATAGCCGCTCTCGCTCCCGTTCCTAA
- the LOC109905711 gene encoding dynein light chain 2, cytoplasmic isoform X2, whose product MTDRKAVIKNADMSEDMQQDAVDCATQAMEKYNIEKDIAAYIKKEFDKKYNPTWHCIVGRNFGSYVTHETKHFIYFYLGQVAILLFKSG is encoded by the exons ATGACTGACAGGAAGGCAGTAATCAAGAATGCTGACATGTCTGAGGACATGCAGCAGGATGCAGTGGACTGTGCTACCCAGGCCATGGAGAAGTACAATATAGAAAAGGACATTGCAGCCTACATAAAGAAG GAATTTGACAAGAAGTATAACCCTACATGGCATTGCATTGTTGGAAGGAACTTCGGCAGCTACGTCACTCATGAGACAAAGCATTTCATCTACTTCTACTTAGGGCAGGTGGCCATCCTCCTCTTCAAGTCTGGCTGA